Genomic window (Streptomyces yatensis):
CGTGGACGGTGGTGTGGGCCGCCGCGGCGTCCACGGTGCCCAGCAGCCGCCCGGTCGCCGCCTCCACGACCTGGACCGGGCTGCCGCCCGCCCCGCGGATGTCGGTGAGGTCGGCGGCGCGCTCACGGCGCGTCCAGTGCCAGGCGGTCGCCCGCCGCCGCAGCAGCTTGCGCTGCTCGAGCTGCGGCATCAGCTCCTCGGTGGCGGGGCCGAAGAGCTCCAGGTCCGGCTCGGTGAGCGGAAGCTCGGCCGCGGCCGCGCACAGGTGCGGCGCGAGGACGTAGGGGTTGTCCGGGTCCAGGACGGTGGACTCCACCGGCTGCCGGAAGAGGGCGTCCGGATGGTGGACGAGATAGGTGTCCAGCGGGTCGTCCCGGGCCACCAGGATCGCCAGGGCCCCTTCGCCGGTACGCCCGGCCCGCCCCGCCTGCTGCCACAGGGAGGCGCGGGTGCCGGGGTAGCCCGCCACGACCACGGCGTCCAGCCCGGCGATGTCCATCCCCAGCTCCAGGGCGGTGGTGGAGGCGAGCCCCAGCAGCTCACCGGAGTGCAGGGCCCTCTCCAGGGCGCGGCGTTCCTCGGGGAGATAGCCGCCGCGATAGGCGGCGATCCGGTCCGGAAGCGAGCGGTCCACCTCCGCGAGCCGCTCCTGGGCGATGAGCGCGATGAGCTCCGCGCCCCGCCGGGAGCGCACGAAGGTGACCGTACGGACGCCCTGGACGGCCAGGTCGGTGAGCAGGTCCGCGGACTCGGCCGTGGCCGTGCGGCGTACCGGGGCGCCCTGCTCGCCGTGGAGCTCGGTCAGCGGCGGCTCCCAGAGGGCGAAGACGACCTCACCGCGGGGCGAGCCGTCCTCGGTGATCTCCACGACCGGCACGCCGGTCAGCCGGCTCGCGGCGACCGCCGGATCGGAGGCGGTGGCCGAGGCGAGCAGGAACACCGGCGAGGAACCGTAGCGGGCACAGACGCGGCGCAGCCTGCGCAGCACCTGGGCCACATGGGAGCCGAAGACACCCCGGTAGGTGTGGCATTCGTCGATCACCACATAGCGCAGCGCGCGCAGGAAGGAGGACCACCTGGGGTGGCCGGGCAGGATGCCGCGGTGGAGCATGTCGGGGTTGGTGAGCACATAGTTCGCGTACTGGCGCACCCACTCGCGCTCCTCCACGGGCGTGTCGCCGTCGTAGACCGCCGCCCGGACGCCGGTGCCCAGCGGGGCGGTGAGGCCGGCCACCGCGCGGCGCTGGTCGGCGGCCAGTGCCTTGGTGGGGGAGAGGTACAGGGCGGTCGTTCCCCGCCCGTTGGGCTCCTCCGAGCCATCCAGCAGGGTGCTGAGGACGGGGGCCAGATAGGCGAGGGACTTGCCGGAGGCGGTTCCGGTGGCCACGACCACGGAATCCCCGCGCAGCGCGTGTTCGGCCGTACGCGCCTGGTGGGCCCACGGGCGATCGATGCCGGCCGCGCGAATGGCGTTGATCACCTCCGGCCGGATCGCCGAGGGCCAGTCGGCATGGGTTCCCGGACGCGGGGGCAAGTGCTCCGTATGAGTGATGCGCGCGCCCCGGCCCGCCCCGGTGCTCAGCCCACCGAGGACGGCCCGGGGTGAGGGGCGTATGCCCGCCTGCCGCGGGATTTGGTCGTGGGCCATCGACACCGAGTGTGTCACTGGTCTGACGGACAATGGTCTCAAGGCGTCGTGCACGCCTGCTGGTAAGTGATTGAATGCCATCGCGGCTGCCGATCCATGGGGGGCGACCGCTCGATGCAAGGTGCTGGAGGATCCGTGGACCTGTCCCTGTCGACTCGGACCGTCGATGACCGCACGGTCGTCGAGGTCGGTGGCGAGATTGATGTATACACCGCGCCCAAGCTGCGCGAGCAGCTGGTCGAGCTTGTCAACGACGGCAACTACCACCTGGTCGTCGACATGGAGGGCGTCGACTTTCTCGACTCCACCGGACTCGGCGTGCTCGTCGGCGGGCTCAAGCGAGTGCGGGCCCACGAGGGCTCGCTGCGCCTGGTGTGCAACCAGGAGCGCATTCTGAAGATCTTCCGCATCACCGGCCTGACCAAGGTGTTCCCGATTCACACCTCGGTCGAGGACGCTGTCGCGGCGACCGACTGACAAGATCGCCGAAGGAAGACACAGAAGGGGGTTCCGGGCGGCGTACGCCCGGCCCTCCCGATAAGCACGCCCATACGCCCGAGGGGGATGGCATGGCCACCGTCGAACTCCGCTTCAGCGCGCTGCCTGAGCACGTCAGGACCGCTCGTCTTGTCGCGGCCGCCGTGGCGCGTCGGGCGGGGGTGGATGAGGCCGTGCTCGACGAGGTGCGGCTCGCGGTCGGCGAGGCGTGCACGCGTGCGGTCGGGCTCCACCTGAGCAATGGGGTGGAGGCGCCGGTGCGGGTGTCGCTGACCGAGGAGGAGAAGAAGTTCTCCATCGAGGTCGGTGACGAATCCCCGACCTCGGCGGCCCTGGCGTCCGGCTCCCATCCGGAGATGGACGACGAGGCCGAGGGCGAGGACGAGATGGGTCTCGCCGTCATCAGCGGGCTCGTCGACGATGTCGAGGTGACGACCAGCGAATCCGGTGGAGTGATCCGGATGAGCTGGCCGACGTCACCCCAGCCCGTGGTGTCCTAGCCCCCACAGTGCCGGGCCCTGCCCCATCGGGCTGGCTGTCTCTCCCCGTGCCGGGTCCTGCCGCGCCGGGCTCTGACCCACTGGGCTGAATGCTGCCTCGCCGTGCCGGGTCCTGTTCGCGGTGGGCTGCGTCCTGCCCCCGTTCGTCGGGGCCTGCTCGCAGGGGGCTGGTTCATGCCCCAGTCGGTTCGGGTCCTGCCACGTCCGGCTGCCTCGTGCTCTCGTCGGTTCGGGCTCTGCCCGCGTCGGGCTGAGCCCTGTCCCGCCGGGCTGGGCTCTGCCCGCGTTGGGCTGATCCCTGTTCCGCCGGCTGAGTCCTGCCCGCGCCGGACTGATCCCTGTCCCGTCGGGCTGAGTCCTGCCCGCGTCGGGCTGATCCCTGTCCCGCCGGGCTGAGTCCTGCCCGCGTCGGGCTGAGCCCTGCCCGGGCCGGGCTGGATCCTGTTCGCACAGGCTGCGTCCGGCTGGCGCCGTGCCGGGTCCTCTTCACCACGGCTCGTCGGGGCCGGGAGTGGCCTCGCTCGTCCTGATCGCCGAAGCCGGGTCCCTCGTGAGGGTCATCTGTCCGTCATCCCTCTTCCGACCTGTCCCGACCCGCAGGACCCGCTGGAACCCTCCGAACCGGCCGTTTCATGATCGCCGGTCCGGCTGTTGGCATGCCCGCGCCCGGTCGGCCGCGTGGTCCCCGCGCACCTCTCGGCGCGCGCTTTTTCGATCTCTGGCTTAGGCTCTGAACAGCGCTTTTCTCGACGACGCAGGACTGCCGCTAGATCATCTATATAGATCATTTGTAGAGATCATTTTACATCCGTCAGTGAATTGTCGACCTTCCTTCTTCCGAAGGAATTCATACCGCCAAACCAATTGATCTTCGCTGGTGCGGGCGAATTCCCATTCCGGCGCCCTGTTTTGATCGTGTGACGCTCCCTACAATCCGTCCACATCTCGAGCTCAGGACGCCTGAGCGCGGCGGCTCTTCTGCGGTCGCAGAACTGCTGCGCGCCCATGTGCCAAACGTCAAGGAGGACGAATGGCGGGGCCTCTCACCCCTCATCAGCTGGACCTCACCCCAACCCTGGCCGCCGCAGAGCTGACCGACGACAACCGTGTGATCGTGCTGGTGATCGCCGCCGTCGCGATCGCGGCGCTCGCGGTCGCGGTGGTCCTGGTACGACAAGTCCTCGCGGCGGGCGAGGGCACGGACAGTATGAAGAAGATCGCCGAGGCCGTTCAGGAAGGCGCCAATGCCTATCTGGCCCGGCAGCTGCGCACCCTCGGCGGATTCGCCGTGGTGGTGTTCTTCCTGCTCATGCTGTTGCCGGCGGACGACTGGGCGCAGCGCATCGGGCGTTCGGTGTTCTTTCTGATCGGTGCGGCATTCTCGGCAGCCACCGGCTATATCGGGATGTGGCTCGCGGTGCGCAGCAATGTGCGCGTCGCCGCCGCCGCCCGTGAGGCCACCCCCGAGCCCCCCACCACACCCGTCAATGGCGATTCGGCCGCTTCCGCACCCGGTAAGCCGAGCGTGGATCTCACGGCCGTCTCGCACAAGGCGATGAAGATCGCTTTCCGTACCGGCGGTGTGGTGGGCATGTTCACCGTGGGCCTCGGACTGCTGGGCGCCTCCTGCGTGGTGCTGGTCTACGCGGCCGACGCGCCCAAGGTGCTGGAGGGCTTCGGGCTCGGCGCCGCGCTGATCGCGATGTTCATGAGGGTCGGCGGTGGCATCTTCACCAAGGCCGCCGACGTCGGCGCCGACCTCGTCGGCAAGGTCGAGAAGGGCATCCCCGAGGACGACCCGCGCAACGCCGCCACCATCGCGGACAACGTTGGCGACAACGTCGGTGACTGCGCCGGTATGGCCGCCGACCTCTTCGAGTCGTACGCCGTCACCCTGGTCGCCGCGCTGATCCTCGGCAAGGCGGCCTTCGGTGACTCCGGGCTGGCCTTCCCGCTGCTCGTTCCGGCCATCGGCGTGGTCACCGCCATGATCGGGATCTTCGCCGTGGCCCCGCGCCGCGCCGATCGCAGCGGAATGAGCGCCATCAACCGCGGCTTCTTCATCTCCGCCCTGATCTCGATGGCGCTGGTGGCGGTCGCGGTCTTCACCTATCTGCCGTCCAGCTACGCGGATCTCGACGGGGTCACCAACCGCGAGATCCTCGGCCACAGCGGTGATCCGCGGATTCTCGCGCTCGTCGCCGTCGCCATCGGCATCGTGCTGGCCGCGCTCATCCAGCAGCTCACGGGCTACTTCACCGAGACGACCCGGCGTCCCGTGCGGGATGTCGGCAAGACCTCGCTGACCGGCCCGGCCACGGTGGTGCTCTCCGGTATCTCGCTCGGTCTGGAGTCGGCCGTCTACTCGGCGGTGCTGATCGGGCTGAGCGTCTACGGCGCCTTCCTGCTCGGCGGCACCTCGATCATGCTGGCGCTGTTCGCCGTGGCGCTCGCCGGCACCGGCCTGCTCACCACGGTCGGTGTGATCGTCGCCATGGACACCTTCGGTCCGGTCTCCGACAACGCCCAGGGCATCGCCGAGATGTCCGGCGATGTCGAGGGCGCGGGCGCGCAGGTGCTCACCGACCTCGACGCGGTCGGCAACACCACCAAGGCGATCACCAAGGGCATCGCCATCGCGACGGCGGTGCTCGCCGCGGCCGCGCTCTTCGGCTCGTACCGCGACGCCATCGCGGAGGCCGTGAGCGATGTCCACACCTCCGTGGCCGGAGAGATGAATCTGAACCTGGACATCTCGCAGCCCAACAACCTCGTGGGCCTCGTCCTCGGCGCCGCCGTCGTCTTCCTCTTCTCCGGGCTGGCGATCAACGCGGTGTCGCGGTCGGCCGGTGCGGTGGTCTTCGAGGTGCGGCGGCAGTTCCGCGAGAAGCCCGGGATCATGAACTACAGCGAGAAGCCCGAATACGGCCGGGTCGTCGACATCTGCACCAAGGACGCGCTGCGCGAGCTGGCCACACCGGGTCTGCTCGCCGTCCTGGCGCCGATCGCCGTCGGCTTCACCTTCGGGGTCGGCGCGCTCGGCTCGTTCCTGGCGGGCGCGATCGGCACCGGCACGCTGATGGCCGTCTTCCTCGCCAACTCCGGCGGCGCCTGGGACAACGCCAAGAAGCTGGTCGAGGACGGCCATCACGGCGGGAAGGGGAGCGAGGCGCATGCCGCGACGGTGATCGGCGACACGGTCGGCGATCCCTTCAAGGACACCGCG
Coding sequences:
- a CDS encoding DEAD/DEAH box helicase, whose product is MAFNHLPAGVHDALRPLSVRPVTHSVSMAHDQIPRQAGIRPSPRAVLGGLSTGAGRGARITHTEHLPPRPGTHADWPSAIRPEVINAIRAAGIDRPWAHQARTAEHALRGDSVVVATGTASGKSLAYLAPVLSTLLDGSEEPNGRGTTALYLSPTKALAADQRRAVAGLTAPLGTGVRAAVYDGDTPVEEREWVRQYANYVLTNPDMLHRGILPGHPRWSSFLRALRYVVIDECHTYRGVFGSHVAQVLRRLRRVCARYGSSPVFLLASATASDPAVAASRLTGVPVVEITEDGSPRGEVVFALWEPPLTELHGEQGAPVRRTATAESADLLTDLAVQGVRTVTFVRSRRGAELIALIAQERLAEVDRSLPDRIAAYRGGYLPEERRALERALHSGELLGLASTTALELGMDIAGLDAVVVAGYPGTRASLWQQAGRAGRTGEGALAILVARDDPLDTYLVHHPDALFRQPVESTVLDPDNPYVLAPHLCAAAAELPLTEPDLELFGPATEELMPQLEQRKLLRRRATAWHWTRRERAADLTDIRGAGGSPVQVVEAATGRLLGTVDAAAAHTTVHEGAVHLHQGRSYLVRQFDLDDSVALVEEAAPPYSTTARDTTAISILETTTEIPWGDARLCFGSVEVTNQVVSFLRRKLITGEVLGESKLDLPPRTLRTRAVWWTVTDDQLEEARVHPQALGGALHAAEHASIGILPLFATCDRWDIGGVSVPLHPDTLLPTVFVYDGHPGGAGFAERAFHTAARWLAATREAIAVCECEAGCPSCIQSPKCGNGNDPLDKRAAIRLLTTLLAGAPEQPPTAE
- a CDS encoding sodium-translocating pyrophosphatase; this translates as MAGPLTPHQLDLTPTLAAAELTDDNRVIVLVIAAVAIAALAVAVVLVRQVLAAGEGTDSMKKIAEAVQEGANAYLARQLRTLGGFAVVVFFLLMLLPADDWAQRIGRSVFFLIGAAFSAATGYIGMWLAVRSNVRVAAAAREATPEPPTTPVNGDSAASAPGKPSVDLTAVSHKAMKIAFRTGGVVGMFTVGLGLLGASCVVLVYAADAPKVLEGFGLGAALIAMFMRVGGGIFTKAADVGADLVGKVEKGIPEDDPRNAATIADNVGDNVGDCAGMAADLFESYAVTLVAALILGKAAFGDSGLAFPLLVPAIGVVTAMIGIFAVAPRRADRSGMSAINRGFFISALISMALVAVAVFTYLPSSYADLDGVTNREILGHSGDPRILALVAVAIGIVLAALIQQLTGYFTETTRRPVRDVGKTSLTGPATVVLSGISLGLESAVYSAVLIGLSVYGAFLLGGTSIMLALFAVALAGTGLLTTVGVIVAMDTFGPVSDNAQGIAEMSGDVEGAGAQVLTDLDAVGNTTKAITKGIAIATAVLAAAALFGSYRDAIAEAVSDVHTSVAGEMNLNLDISQPNNLVGLVLGAAVVFLFSGLAINAVSRSAGAVVFEVRRQFREKPGIMNYSEKPEYGRVVDICTKDALRELATPGLLAVLAPIAVGFTFGVGALGSFLAGAIGTGTLMAVFLANSGGAWDNAKKLVEDGHHGGKGSEAHAATVIGDTVGDPFKDTAGPAINPLLKVMNLVALLIAPAVVKFSYGDNASPGLRAVVAGIAVAIIVAAVYISKRRGIVVGDEDNSERVAKSADAAVVS
- the bldG gene encoding anti-sigma factor antagonist BldG, coding for MDLSLSTRTVDDRTVVEVGGEIDVYTAPKLREQLVELVNDGNYHLVVDMEGVDFLDSTGLGVLVGGLKRVRAHEGSLRLVCNQERILKIFRITGLTKVFPIHTSVEDAVAATD
- a CDS encoding ATP-binding protein, yielding MATVELRFSALPEHVRTARLVAAAVARRAGVDEAVLDEVRLAVGEACTRAVGLHLSNGVEAPVRVSLTEEEKKFSIEVGDESPTSAALASGSHPEMDDEAEGEDEMGLAVISGLVDDVEVTTSESGGVIRMSWPTSPQPVVS